Genomic window (Helianthus annuus cultivar XRQ/B chromosome 3, HanXRQr2.0-SUNRISE, whole genome shotgun sequence):
AGTTACATCCGACATTCCATGTTTCTCTACTGAAGCCAGCTTATGGCAGCCATGATCATGTTGTTCCATTACCTGCTGAACCACGGTTTACACTTCAGCCTCGTGCCATAATGGATAGGAAGATCACTAAAAAGAACAATCGGATGGCTACAAGTATTTTGGTTCATTGGGAGAATTTGCCAATAACGGAGGCAACATGGGAAGATTTGGAAGAATTTCAGCTGAGATTTCCTCATTTCAATTCTTGAGACAAGAATTTTGTTAGGGGGGAAGTATTGTTAGGAGACAAAGTATGAGGGTTAATATTGTAAATGTTGATAGATAGTTCTGGGTTGTTGTGTAATAGTTGTAATAAGTGAGGGGGGTTAAATGTACAAAGAGTGGTTAGTTGTTAACAGGTTAGTTAGATGGTTGTTAAAGGTAGTTAACAGTTGTATAAGTAGGATCATGGGTTGTTAATAAGATTTAGCTTGATTGATCGTATTCTTCTTCTCTTGGTTCTGTGTTCGTTCTATCAGGGCTACACACATGTTGATAACTCAACAAATTTCTTTTTACCTAACTTTCACTTTtgttaaaaataaattatataaatagACTAGGTGGCTTATAAGTAGTTATAGATTTATTCACCACCATATGAATTTGACATTTTAATTTTAGCACTTGCAAGAAACAATCAAAACCACACGCTCTTTATTATTCACCACCATATCCATATGGTAAGTTCTAAAAAGTAGAAACCAAAACCAACCCAATACAAACACAAGTATATAGCTGACACGAAACGGAATGCCATCCACGGGCCACCATGGTCACACGAAACGGTTGAGATACTCGTCAACCGTAGTGTATTTCACATCAGGATAAAGTGCAGAAGCTTCCACCCCAAATGATGGCTTGATCTCAAAGTTTGTTTGATCTCCCTTCACAAGGATCGAATGAGAGATTGATAACACCACATTCAATGGAACCGGAGATTCTACATCATAAataatcaacaaataaataaattacttcacaagtggatatatatatatatatatatataggtaccaATGTCAACTGGTATTATTATTACCTTgtatgttcttcaaaacttgatCTTCAGAAAGATAAACCTTCTCCAATGTTTTTCCGATCTTTTTCTCCCACAACGATATGAGTTCATTGAACGAGTAGATGTTAGCAGGAGGCTTGATATACACGATCTTGTTGAGTGTTCTTGGATCATCCACAGTTTTAATGGTGTATGTTCCAATGTCATGTTCATCATTGTAAACAGCTGCGATACAACTAGATGATTAGAACGGTAAGTGCTAAACGTACCCCACCCCCTCTAATATTGCGTGTTGTACCCCCTTCCCTTCTGTAAGGTGTCAAACCTCTAATATTTTATCTTTTCACACTGAGATACAAAAAATTCCCTTTATTTGacgttttggggggggggggggggatgcgtTTAGTCAACCCTATTAGGGAAATGGGACAACATCGTCTTAATGCTCAAATACTTTGAAATCAATTTTTTTTCATACCTTTTGCGTTTCCATCACCTAATATCACAACCTTATCCCTCGGCGGAGCGGTGACACCTGGTTGCGCCAATGTTGGAAGGAAATAACCGGCGAAACAATTGGAAGAAATGTAGGTATGAGGGATATTTTCAGCTTCAATGGCACGACGAATCCCAGCCTTGGTTGCAAAAGCTGTTTTGGCCGGCTCCACGGCGTGTGTACGGTCCACATCATTTCCAAACTCTGACGGGTAGAATTTCTGAAATATATTGGAAATGGAATACATTAACATGAAAAAAACCTTGACAGCTGTTTTTTTATAATCATTAGAACTTGTCATCAGAAAACTCATAGGATCCGCCAATACCTAGGCAGGTGGGAATAGATTAACAATACCTTGACGTTACCAGCTTCTTTGATCGCGGCAATAATATTACCTTGATCACCAAGTTGTAGGTGACCTACCGTCGAGATCACAACATCTACCTGCTTTATCGCCTTAACAAGACTCTCATGATCATACAAGTCACCCTGTAGCCAAAAACACACATAAATAATCAATATACATTTAAATCACAAACAAAAAATCTTAATTAACAATGATATACAAAGAATTGTGCTAGAACTTCTGTACTAGAGAAAAggaaaaattacataaaaaagaaaacaataaataGGGAAAACTAATATAACCAGACTGATTATTAAATAGTTAATAGTGGATTGTACCAGTTAAATAAAGAAAATAGAGTAGAATACACTGAATGGTTTCTatggttaaccaaaattttggaaATTGTCTCTggcttttcaaaagtacatggatggtccatgtggtttgtattttgtaacacatttagtcattAGCTAACAAATTTAAAGGTTTTAGCCGGTctaagttagggactaaatgcgttacacaGTACAAACCACGAGGACCATCATGTTCTTTTGGCAAAATTTGGGACTATATTcgttacaaaatgcaaaccataAGAACTATCTATAAAAAAACCAGTTCGTGTACTTTTGGAACCGGTGATTCATAATTTTGTTCAACtatagggaccatccatgtacttactcaagaaaatattaaatagttagtaATGAAAATTTAAGAATTGTTAATACGGGTGAAATAAAGCGAAAAAAAATCTTAGTATCATATAAAAGCCATAACACCTGACGCAACTAGTTACTTGTTAGAGAAAAACACAACGGTTATTAGTTATCACTCACAGTGACAAAATGAGCGAAAAAAATATTAGGGTCATATAAAAATCATGACACCTACGTAACTAGTTACTCATTAGAGAAAAACACAACAGTTATTAGTAGTTATCACTCACAGTGACAAAATGAACGCCGGATTTCTTAAACGAGTCGATGAGAGCGGATTTTGAAGGATCGGAGAGTGTTGATTCCCTGACTAGGAGGAAAGTAGGATGGCCATATTTGGCGCTCGCCTCAACGATGAATTTTCCGATGTAACCAGTTCCTCCAATGATCAGAATCTTACTCTTCTCGGCCATTTTGTTTCTACGACGGTTTCCGGGTGGTCGATGTTTGTTAAAAAGAGTGCAACGGCCAAGGGCTTTAAGCATACAATAAGTGTGTAGCAACCAACGACTAGTGAGTAGTTATAGAGCAAATGGTGTGTCGCTTGCATATATAATTGATGTGTCGCTATTCTGACTCTTGGTTGATTACCATtatgttattttgttttgttttggagTAATTTCGAAATGACCAAAGTTTCATTATGCATCTATACTCATGAATATGTCCAGATTCATCTTtgattccttttttttttaaacgtgTGAATTATTCGTGCATGTTGGGTGGTCTAACAtgcgttgtcttaaccgggtccgtGCTAGAGAGTCCCCTCGCACAATAGATTCCCAAGTTAAACCCCTTAATGAGAAACCCTTATCACTCAGACTTATACTTGAGATCTAGAGGGAAAAACTCACCCAAACCTACCATAAATAGAACTTAAATACCTTTACTACCACTATAGCATTAATGATGGTTTCATCTTTGATTCCTCTTGTTTGTTCTCTTATCTTTAGGTGGAGCATTTTGCTTTTCAATTTCTTCTAGAAGCACTATGAAAAGTAGttaatttctttttatttattgtttatgtttatattgtaACGCTTACGTCATAGATTGATCAACATAAGGAAAGAAAAGATTGATTATATGAATTAGATAGATTGATCAACATAAGGAAAGAAAAGATTTGTAAGACCCAAACACGTTTTAATCataaagacgcagcggaaatacgagCCTTAAAATTTCTTTCTCTATAAACGTCTTGACATACTTGAAATTCCATTTTAAAATAACTCTTTTGCAATAAATACATTCTTCGTTctcatttatataaaaaaaaagataactTATGTTTACTAAATTACATAATCACccttcccgtacaatctatcttatGACTCGATCTTCGACCACTTACACCTCATGATGATGATCCGTGATTCCGTGTaacctgcattcaccacatacattcacatCATTAGTATTTGGTGACATTATATATAATCGAAGATTCATAATTATAGGATCACGTCGCGTTCTATCCTCATATATATTCCATTCGGTTATCTTTCTGAATTCAAGCATTTCATCTCGGTGTTTAACCTTCAATGAGTCaacaataatgtacctgcatttcatttcattctcaaAGGCAACCCGGTTAGCATCATTAATACTCATATATATATTTacaccatacatacatacaagtctCACTCATTCGAATACATATGGTTCAATAACACGCATACGTATTATCTAAACCAACTCATTTGAGTATAATAAATTCTACTTCATACACCTACCCCTCTATCCAAACTCTTACATAAAACTTACATTCTCACATATTCATACTAACAATTCTTAACACACAAACTACTATACATATAAGTCTCTTAC
Coding sequences:
- the LOC110929535 gene encoding phenylcoumaran benzylic ether reductase Pyrc5 produces the protein MLKALGRCTLFNKHRPPGNRRRNKMAEKSKILIIGGTGYIGKFIVEASAKYGHPTFLLVRESTLSDPSKSALIDSFKKSGVHFVTGDLYDHESLVKAIKQVDVVISTVGHLQLGDQGNIIAAIKEAGNVKKFYPSEFGNDVDRTHAVEPAKTAFATKAGIRRAIEAENIPHTYISSNCFAGYFLPTLAQPGVTAPPRDKVVILGDGNAKAVYNDEHDIGTYTIKTVDDPRTLNKIVYIKPPANIYSFNELISLWEKKIGKTLEKVYLSEDQVLKNIQESPVPLNVVLSISHSILVKGDQTNFEIKPSFGVEASALYPDVKYTTVDEYLNRFV